A single Fodinibius saliphilus DNA region contains:
- a CDS encoding SLC13 family permease: MKQNSFVLSGRVGFVAGPLIFVCILLLPAPEGLSVAGWHTAGVALLMATWWLFEALPIPVTALLPIVLLPLLNITGIAEATTPYANPLIFLFLGGFIIAVAMERWELHRRIALNIVEFVGSRPSSIIMGFILASAFLSMWVSNTATALMMLPIGLSILKLVENQKEHAGKINFEIVLVLSIAYGCNIGGMATIIGTPPNALLAGYMNETYGLNIGFAQWMMVGVPLTIIAVPILYWMLTKVIYPIKIDLLPGGRALIEEELEQLGPISSSEKKVAAVFICAAVLWISRPLLTNILPGLSDAGIAIAAALSLFVIPHNLSEGQFLLSWSDAAKLPWGVLILFGGGLSLAAAISETGLAGWIGSGVGMLGGWSLLLLVSLVVVTIVFLTEITSNTATTAAFLPIVASVAIGLGENPLILAVPAALGASCAFMLPVATPPNAIVYGSDKITIPEMSRAGLWLNLIFIVLLTAAAFSLITLVFGIEAGVLPEWATN; this comes from the coding sequence ATGAAGCAGAATTCGTTCGTACTCAGTGGGCGCGTGGGCTTTGTTGCCGGGCCCCTGATTTTTGTATGTATCTTATTGCTGCCTGCGCCCGAAGGGCTTTCTGTTGCGGGCTGGCACACCGCCGGGGTGGCATTGTTGATGGCTACCTGGTGGCTTTTCGAAGCACTGCCTATTCCGGTAACGGCACTGCTGCCCATTGTGTTATTACCACTGCTCAATATCACAGGTATCGCCGAAGCAACCACGCCTTATGCCAATCCGCTTATTTTTTTATTCTTGGGAGGCTTTATTATTGCTGTTGCCATGGAGCGCTGGGAGCTGCACCGCCGAATTGCGCTGAATATCGTGGAGTTTGTGGGGAGCCGTCCCTCTTCTATTATTATGGGATTTATCCTGGCTTCAGCTTTTCTCAGTATGTGGGTCAGTAATACAGCTACGGCCCTGATGATGCTACCTATTGGACTCTCTATATTAAAGTTGGTTGAGAATCAAAAAGAGCATGCCGGGAAAATAAATTTTGAGATTGTCTTGGTGCTCAGTATTGCTTACGGTTGCAATATCGGGGGAATGGCTACAATCATCGGTACGCCGCCTAATGCGTTGCTGGCTGGATATATGAATGAGACCTACGGACTTAATATCGGTTTTGCCCAGTGGATGATGGTAGGGGTGCCATTGACTATTATTGCAGTTCCCATTCTTTACTGGATGTTAACTAAAGTTATATATCCCATAAAAATTGATCTGTTGCCCGGCGGCCGGGCCCTTATTGAAGAAGAACTGGAGCAGCTGGGACCTATAAGCAGTTCTGAAAAGAAGGTAGCGGCAGTGTTTATCTGTGCAGCAGTATTATGGATTAGTCGTCCGCTCTTGACAAATATTTTACCGGGGCTTTCGGATGCGGGTATTGCTATTGCAGCGGCCTTGTCCCTCTTTGTTATTCCTCATAATCTTTCAGAGGGGCAGTTTCTACTTTCTTGGTCTGATGCGGCGAAGCTGCCGTGGGGCGTGCTTATATTATTTGGAGGTGGATTAAGCCTAGCCGCAGCCATCAGCGAAACGGGGCTGGCAGGCTGGATAGGAAGTGGAGTTGGTATGTTAGGGGGCTGGTCGCTTTTGCTGCTGGTGAGCTTGGTTGTCGTCACTATCGTCTTTTTGACCGAGATTACCAGTAATACGGCTACAACAGCCGCTTTTTTGCCTATTGTTGCTTCGGTAGCCATTGGGTTGGGAGAAAATCCGCTGATACTTGCTGTTCCGGCGGCTTTGGGAGCCAGCTGTGCTTTTATGCTGCCCGTGGCAACCCCGCCCAATGCTATTGTGTATGGGAGTGATAAGATTACCATTCCCGAAATGTCCCGGGCCGGCTTATGGTTGAATCTCATTTTTATTGTGCTGCTGACCGCCGCAGCTTTTTCTTTAATTACCTTGGTATTTGGCATTGAAGCAGGTGTGCTGCCTGAGTGGGCAACCAATTAA
- a CDS encoding cold-shock protein — MAQGKIKFFDTQKGFGFIAPDDGGKDVFVHRNNVENLDYNQGLEDDEAVEFDVEETPKGLSATNVRSLDYK, encoded by the coding sequence ATGGCACAAGGCAAAATAAAATTTTTCGACACACAGAAAGGATTTGGATTTATTGCACCCGACGACGGTGGTAAAGACGTTTTCGTTCACAGAAACAATGTCGAAAACTTAGATTACAATCAAGGACTTGAAGACGACGAAGCAGTAGAATTTGACGTTGAAGAAACTCCTAAAGGATTAAGCGCTACTAACGTCCGAAGCTTGGACTACAAATAG
- a CDS encoding Hpt domain-containing protein — MSENQVTDLSYLREMAMGDEEIVKDTAKAFLENIPALICQMNECYANETWQELRKLAHQIKSNMSYMGMDEGRSIVLDIENQIKNNNISKKLGAQLSEFEQICNHACNELTSKLKELN, encoded by the coding sequence TTGAGTGAAAATCAGGTTACGGACTTGTCATATCTGCGTGAGATGGCAATGGGAGATGAAGAGATTGTTAAAGATACGGCTAAAGCTTTTCTGGAAAATATACCCGCTTTAATTTGTCAAATGAATGAGTGCTATGCGAATGAAACATGGCAAGAACTAAGAAAGTTAGCGCACCAAATAAAATCCAATATGAGTTACATGGGAATGGATGAGGGGCGATCGATTGTGCTTGATATCGAAAACCAGATTAAAAACAATAACATTTCTAAAAAGCTGGGTGCACAGCTCTCGGAATTTGAGCAGATCTGTAATCATGCTTGTAATGAACTAACTTCGAAGCTGAAAGAACTCAATTAA
- a CDS encoding helix-turn-helix domain-containing protein produces MATINIKNMVCDRCITAVEELFEELGYDVRAVELGKVDVAETPGEEQLETIATQLREKGFELIQEKKDKLVEEIKAKLIAYLQILEKEDDPPKLSEYLSESMHRNYSYLSNRFSSETDLTIERYLIQLKIERVKELVSYQELTLSEIAWKLNYSSVQYLSKQFKNVTGETVSEFRTHLDRSGRQSLDAVRS; encoded by the coding sequence ATGGCTACTATAAATATCAAAAATATGGTGTGCGACCGTTGTATTACGGCAGTAGAAGAGCTCTTCGAAGAGCTGGGGTATGATGTTCGGGCTGTGGAGCTTGGCAAAGTAGATGTTGCTGAAACCCCGGGCGAAGAGCAGTTAGAAACAATAGCCACACAGCTTAGAGAGAAAGGCTTTGAGCTTATACAAGAGAAAAAAGATAAGCTGGTAGAGGAAATAAAAGCTAAACTCATAGCTTATTTGCAGATTCTTGAGAAAGAAGATGATCCGCCTAAACTTTCAGAATACCTTTCTGAGAGCATGCACCGTAATTATAGTTATTTGAGTAACCGGTTTTCAAGTGAAACGGACCTGACTATTGAACGTTACTTAATACAATTAAAAATTGAGCGGGTTAAGGAGTTAGTCAGCTATCAAGAGTTAACACTAAGTGAGATTGCCTGGAAGTTAAACTATAGTAGTGTGCAGTATCTATCTAAGCAGTTCAAAAATGTTACCGGCGAAACGGTAAGTGAATTTCGCACTCATTTGGATCGATCCGGACGCCAGTCGTTGGATGCTGTAAGATCATAG
- a CDS encoding putative sugar nucleotidyl transferase — translation MQLCFFEDHISENLQPLILTRPVDDLRVGIQTISQQWALALEAPEPARLLRPHLQTLFSRGSINATEQCLWINSRYLPSSSLIQQLNDLNEGQCLKHGDTVIAACVNGSTSAEWHKNNTTDFSNLFVLEGSDFLSITYLWDMFQLNGQQITFDTTLLPIEEDIDITVSENAILQNKDDIFIEEGATIEPGCILIAENGPIYIGRNATVMAGSYVRGPVAICEGATVKMGARIYEGTTVGPVCKVGGEINNTIFHSYSNKGHDGFMGNSLIGQWCNIGADTNTSNLKNNYSNIQITNWSDREQIETGQQFIGTIMADHCKTAINTQLNTGTICGVSCNIFSDDFPPKLIPSFSWVGANVIQTYKLDKAFEAMKAMMIRRNIPLTDEYREMITTIFENRRA, via the coding sequence ATGCAGTTATGCTTCTTTGAAGATCATATTTCTGAAAATCTGCAGCCGCTTATCCTAACACGCCCGGTTGATGACCTGCGTGTAGGCATACAAACTATTTCTCAACAATGGGCTCTAGCATTAGAAGCTCCAGAACCTGCTCGACTGCTTCGGCCTCATCTACAAACTCTTTTTTCACGTGGCTCGATTAATGCTACCGAACAGTGCTTATGGATTAACAGTCGGTACCTACCCAGTAGCAGTCTGATTCAACAACTAAATGATTTAAACGAAGGACAATGCCTAAAACACGGAGACACCGTTATTGCTGCCTGTGTAAATGGTTCTACCTCGGCTGAGTGGCACAAAAACAATACCACTGACTTCAGCAATCTTTTTGTGCTCGAAGGTTCCGACTTCCTTTCTATTACATACCTTTGGGATATGTTCCAACTGAATGGACAACAGATAACATTTGATACTACCTTACTTCCCATAGAAGAAGATATCGATATTACAGTCTCTGAGAATGCGATACTCCAAAACAAAGACGATATCTTTATTGAAGAAGGCGCTACCATAGAGCCGGGTTGTATTCTAATTGCCGAAAACGGACCGATCTACATCGGCAGAAATGCAACGGTCATGGCCGGTTCTTATGTTCGCGGGCCGGTAGCTATTTGTGAAGGTGCCACTGTTAAAATGGGAGCCCGGATTTATGAAGGAACTACCGTTGGACCGGTATGCAAGGTGGGCGGCGAAATAAATAACACCATTTTCCATTCCTATTCAAATAAAGGTCACGATGGTTTTATGGGCAACTCCCTTATTGGGCAGTGGTGTAATATTGGTGCCGATACGAATACCTCAAATCTCAAAAATAACTACAGTAATATCCAGATTACCAACTGGAGTGATCGCGAGCAGATCGAAACCGGACAACAGTTTATCGGTACCATTATGGCCGACCACTGTAAAACAGCTATCAATACCCAGCTCAATACCGGAACTATCTGCGGGGTAAGCTGCAATATCTTTTCGGATGATTTTCCACCTAAACTCATCCCCTCTTTTAGCTGGGTGGGGGCGAATGTGATCCAAACCTACAAACTGGATAAAGCCTTTGAGGCGATGAAAGCGATGATGATACGCCGTAATATACCATTAACCGATGAATACCGGGAAATGATTACAACAATCTTCGAAAACCGAAGGGCCTAA
- a CDS encoding MarR family winged helix-turn-helix transcriptional regulator, whose translation MVDQRLGYVIKRTQQVLRSRMDEKLDTVGVTTPQYAALSILEEDQGLSNAELARRCFLTPQTMHKIIGGLEAKGLVERKSDPSHGRKINTLLTSEGKDLLKKAHKIVQNIECKMTSDLTEQEIEQTRKNLARCVELLNDS comes from the coding sequence ATGGTTGACCAAAGGTTAGGATATGTGATTAAGCGCACTCAACAAGTGTTACGCTCGCGCATGGATGAAAAATTAGATACTGTTGGAGTAACAACACCCCAATATGCCGCATTAAGTATTTTAGAAGAAGATCAGGGACTTTCGAATGCTGAATTAGCCCGTCGCTGCTTTTTAACGCCACAAACAATGCACAAAATTATAGGTGGGTTGGAGGCAAAGGGATTGGTTGAAAGAAAATCAGATCCTTCTCACGGAAGGAAAATTAATACGCTTTTAACTTCAGAAGGAAAAGATTTACTCAAAAAGGCACACAAGATAGTGCAAAATATCGAATGCAAAATGACGAGTGATTTAACGGAACAAGAGATTGAACAAACAAGAAAAAATTTAGCAAGATGTGTTGAATTACTCAATGACAGCTAA
- a CDS encoding heavy metal translocating P-type ATPase, with product MKKSLQIEGMHCAGCANSVEDALAEVSGVKKVSVNLATEKALVEFENGSIDESALKKAVQSAGYDIKEDDDVASIEDSDNEKLERAYNKMKWAWGLTIPIMLWMLPEMIWDTTVGGEALYHAIMVALSAGVIFYPGLETLKGAWKSTLNAAPNMDVLIAMGSLSALATGLVALLHAFGMAPPFHSFAGIAGMIMAFHLTGRYVETKAKGRASEAIKKLMTLEAKEARIIRNGKEMTVSVRDLNVDDVMIVRPGEKIPTDGNVIDGESRVDESIATGESMPVKKVKGDEVIGGTINQNGTMKVQATKVGEQTFLSQVIRMVEEAQGSKVPIQEFADRITAIFVPVILVLAAVTWAAWMIFPDFFHQIAVWGAGFIPWINPAMGDVALAFYAAIAVLVIACPCALGLATPTALMVGTGLGAENGILIRQGKAVEILREIDTVILDKTGTITEGKPSVTDVVAYIDEDKLLKYAASAENRSEHPIGEAIVTYAKSEGYELLGSTAFEAVTGKGIRTKVKGEKVLIGNQSFMEEANISIPTDYSEQVVALENEAKTTVLVAIEGEFAGILSVADPIKNDSQQAISTFKDMGLEPIIITGDNKRTAKAVAQKVGIEKVIAGVLPDQKSDEVKKLQQQGRKVAMIGDGINDAPALTQADIGIAIGTGTDVAIESGDIVLVQGDLSSVIQAMKLSQATFRKIKQNLFWAFFYNVVMIPLALLGMMHPLLAEAAMAFSSINVVFNSRRLQKVDLSA from the coding sequence ATGAAGAAATCATTGCAGATTGAAGGGATGCACTGCGCCGGATGTGCTAACAGTGTAGAGGATGCATTAGCAGAAGTATCCGGGGTTAAAAAGGTTTCAGTAAATCTGGCTACCGAGAAAGCGCTGGTTGAATTTGAAAATGGTTCAATAGATGAGAGTGCGCTTAAAAAGGCCGTGCAGAGTGCTGGTTATGATATTAAGGAAGACGATGATGTAGCCTCTATTGAAGATTCCGATAATGAAAAGCTGGAACGGGCCTATAACAAAATGAAATGGGCCTGGGGATTAACAATACCCATTATGCTGTGGATGCTCCCCGAAATGATTTGGGATACAACCGTGGGGGGAGAAGCGCTATACCATGCGATAATGGTTGCCCTCTCTGCAGGTGTTATCTTTTATCCCGGTTTGGAAACACTGAAAGGGGCATGGAAGTCGACCTTGAATGCCGCACCCAACATGGATGTACTGATTGCCATGGGGAGTTTATCTGCACTGGCTACCGGGTTAGTAGCATTACTTCATGCTTTCGGAATGGCACCGCCCTTTCACAGTTTTGCCGGTATTGCCGGTATGATTATGGCCTTTCACTTAACAGGAAGATATGTTGAAACCAAGGCAAAAGGACGAGCTTCAGAAGCTATTAAAAAGTTGATGACTCTGGAAGCCAAAGAAGCTCGTATCATCCGTAATGGTAAAGAGATGACGGTCTCGGTAAGAGATCTTAATGTAGATGATGTGATGATTGTACGTCCGGGGGAAAAGATTCCGACAGACGGCAATGTTATTGATGGTGAAAGCCGAGTGGATGAATCTATTGCTACCGGAGAATCGATGCCGGTAAAAAAGGTGAAAGGTGATGAAGTGATTGGAGGAACTATCAATCAAAATGGCACCATGAAGGTGCAGGCTACGAAAGTGGGCGAACAAACATTTTTGAGTCAGGTTATTCGGATGGTTGAAGAGGCACAAGGCTCCAAAGTACCCATACAGGAGTTTGCCGATAGAATTACAGCTATTTTTGTGCCGGTGATCTTGGTTCTGGCGGCAGTAACCTGGGCAGCCTGGATGATATTCCCCGATTTCTTCCATCAAATAGCGGTTTGGGGAGCTGGTTTTATACCATGGATAAATCCGGCTATGGGGGATGTAGCCTTGGCGTTTTATGCAGCCATTGCAGTACTGGTAATTGCTTGTCCGTGTGCGTTGGGATTGGCAACACCTACTGCTCTTATGGTTGGCACGGGCCTTGGTGCTGAAAACGGTATTCTTATTCGCCAAGGCAAGGCGGTGGAGATTCTGCGCGAGATAGATACTGTTATTCTTGATAAAACAGGTACTATTACAGAGGGTAAGCCTTCTGTAACCGATGTTGTTGCCTATATAGATGAAGATAAGCTTCTTAAATATGCAGCTTCAGCCGAAAATAGGTCTGAACATCCTATAGGAGAGGCTATTGTAACTTATGCGAAATCGGAAGGATATGAACTGCTTGGCTCTACCGCTTTTGAGGCCGTAACGGGAAAAGGTATCAGGACGAAGGTAAAAGGAGAGAAGGTTTTGATTGGTAATCAATCTTTTATGGAAGAAGCTAATATCAGTATTCCTACAGACTATTCCGAGCAAGTGGTTGCTCTAGAGAATGAAGCAAAGACAACGGTTCTTGTTGCGATTGAAGGAGAGTTTGCTGGAATCCTGTCAGTAGCTGATCCTATTAAAAATGATAGCCAGCAAGCGATCTCCACGTTTAAAGATATGGGCTTAGAACCAATAATAATTACAGGTGACAATAAGAGAACGGCCAAAGCAGTAGCGCAAAAGGTAGGCATCGAAAAAGTTATTGCCGGTGTGTTACCGGACCAGAAGTCAGATGAAGTAAAAAAACTTCAGCAGCAAGGCCGAAAGGTGGCCATGATAGGAGATGGAATTAATGATGCTCCGGCTCTTACCCAGGCTGATATTGGTATCGCTATTGGCACGGGTACGGATGTGGCAATAGAATCGGGCGATATCGTTTTGGTTCAAGGTGATCTCTCGTCAGTTATACAAGCGATGAAGTTGAGTCAGGCAACTTTCCGAAAAATAAAGCAAAATCTGTTTTGGGCGTTCTTCTATAATGTAGTAATGATTCCTCTTGCATTACTTGGAATGATGCATCCATTGCTGGCAGAAGCGGCCATGGCATTTAGCTCTATCAACGTGGTCTTTAATTCACGTCGTTTACAAAAGGTTGATCTTTCTGCATAG
- a CDS encoding S41 family peptidase, which yields MYFSFKVHTLLNWVFLLSICIGINSHQFLAEPVSPLDKIKITGFENYYIAKTDTLPFPPEQFYRRATPRSERLMLRQEIPKSMSVQEWRADLDTLASLIRQRIPYYEAAINEKELTRRVDSLKQLVPEQTRDQRIFSLMQLANLPALGTGHTRIRSAQSAIGWRAVPLFPYRFADGVYIMAAINTDWIDSEILSVNGIPVDEVYEALSKYVSSDNRWDMWRDVEEYVIQFRWANHLKALDFIDDINNVPLEIRTPEGERKEIQVKTLMPNTAEYVAFATMPPSRPLVPENLQWSPGSEPQSNREPNYSLSYRDSTQNLYLDLNLIVHESEDWTLNHLADSLGHIADSNPINKMIIDLRTNGGGNSSDAEPLIRQFADHPKFNQRGKLYTLISPETTSAGGIFAMQMERRTKTIFAGENSSFNPNIWGETVPAQLPNSKIVVLLSHTMHQEGMPDTPRTYLEPDIRVPMTSDQHFNNQDLTMTAVKEHQPPPRYTIELDAEEREKFTGTYRISPVHRATITNASGQLHLQVDDGAKQAFIDTELYPLSTHQLATDITDVYIDRRLGNTHLDLIWKDTTYAMHPEEGDFKLPAELIRAGKLDEAEKRLKSAISSGMKLGGDFIEHPLIGLVEENPLPVWPDDLTKEEKAQRALPYAKLADKLAPMSWYSTAELAQLYKILGQEGKMMDAAHRIVKLSPVRGANFVREYIGLEVAPNGEIIAE from the coding sequence ATGTATTTTTCATTTAAAGTGCACACGCTCCTCAACTGGGTATTCTTATTATCAATATGTATAGGTATTAATAGCCATCAATTTTTAGCTGAACCTGTAAGTCCATTAGATAAAATTAAAATTACTGGCTTTGAGAATTACTATATAGCCAAGACAGATACTCTACCTTTTCCACCCGAACAGTTTTACCGCCGTGCTACGCCCCGCAGTGAACGACTCATGCTCAGGCAGGAGATACCAAAATCAATGTCAGTGCAAGAATGGCGGGCAGATTTAGATACCCTAGCTTCCTTGATTCGTCAACGTATACCGTACTATGAGGCTGCGATCAATGAAAAAGAACTCACCCGGCGGGTGGATTCGCTTAAACAACTGGTGCCAGAACAGACGCGCGACCAGCGCATATTTTCACTTATGCAACTGGCTAATCTGCCAGCACTCGGCACGGGACATACTCGTATACGTTCCGCCCAAAGTGCCATAGGTTGGCGGGCTGTTCCATTATTTCCTTACCGGTTTGCTGATGGGGTTTATATCATGGCAGCCATCAATACCGACTGGATCGACAGTGAAATATTATCAGTCAACGGTATACCTGTTGACGAGGTGTACGAAGCATTATCTAAATATGTGAGCTCCGACAACCGGTGGGACATGTGGCGCGATGTGGAGGAATATGTAATTCAATTTCGCTGGGCCAACCACCTGAAGGCGCTGGATTTTATCGATGATATTAATAACGTACCCCTCGAGATTCGAACTCCTGAAGGAGAAAGAAAAGAGATACAGGTAAAAACGCTTATGCCCAATACCGCTGAATATGTAGCTTTTGCTACCATGCCACCGTCACGTCCGTTGGTGCCTGAAAACCTGCAATGGTCGCCGGGCTCCGAGCCCCAAAGTAATAGGGAACCGAATTACAGTCTGAGTTACCGCGATTCGACCCAGAACCTGTATCTCGATTTAAATTTGATTGTGCATGAATCCGAAGACTGGACACTCAACCACCTTGCCGACAGCCTTGGGCACATCGCCGATAGCAACCCGATCAACAAAATGATCATCGATCTCCGCACCAATGGGGGCGGCAACTCATCGGATGCGGAGCCCCTGATCCGACAGTTCGCCGATCATCCCAAGTTCAACCAGCGAGGTAAGCTCTATACGCTTATTAGTCCCGAAACTACATCGGCCGGAGGTATTTTTGCCATGCAGATGGAGCGCCGAACCAAAACCATTTTTGCCGGAGAAAACAGTTCTTTTAATCCCAATATCTGGGGCGAAACGGTACCGGCGCAACTGCCAAATTCCAAAATTGTGGTACTGCTGTCACATACAATGCATCAAGAGGGCATGCCCGATACGCCCAGAACCTACCTGGAGCCCGATATCAGGGTGCCTATGACCTCGGATCAACATTTTAACAACCAGGATTTAACTATGACGGCGGTTAAAGAACATCAGCCGCCCCCCCGCTATACCATAGAGCTAGATGCTGAGGAAAGAGAAAAGTTCACGGGCACCTATCGTATCTCTCCGGTACACCGAGCGACCATTACCAACGCTTCCGGTCAGCTACACCTGCAAGTCGATGATGGAGCCAAGCAAGCATTTATAGATACGGAATTATATCCACTGTCGACCCACCAGCTGGCTACCGATATTACAGATGTATACATAGATCGTCGGTTGGGTAACACACATCTAGATCTTATCTGGAAAGACACCACCTACGCTATGCATCCTGAAGAAGGAGATTTTAAACTACCCGCTGAACTTATACGAGCTGGAAAACTGGATGAGGCAGAAAAGCGGCTTAAAAGTGCTATTTCTTCCGGAATGAAGCTTGGTGGTGACTTTATTGAACATCCGCTTATTGGTCTTGTCGAAGAGAATCCCCTGCCGGTTTGGCCCGATGATCTGACCAAAGAAGAAAAAGCCCAACGTGCATTGCCTTATGCTAAGCTTGCTGATAAACTGGCTCCCATGTCATGGTATTCGACGGCTGAGCTGGCACAGTTATACAAAATTCTCGGGCAAGAAGGTAAGATGATGGATGCAGCACACCGAATCGTTAAGCTAAGTCCCGTACGGGGAGCCAATTTTGTTCGCGAATACATTGGGCTAGAGGTTGCACCTAATGGGGAAATTATCGCAGAATAA
- the glmS gene encoding glutamine--fructose-6-phosphate transaminase (isomerizing), with product MCGIVGYVGENKASEVIVKGLERLEYRGYDSAGIALYNGSLEIKKGKGKVQNLKDKLSADPTAGYMGIGHTRWATHGAPNDVNSHPHVSGSGKIALVHNGIIENYNSLKKELENKGRSFHTDTDTEVIAQLIEEIYESEDDITFEQAVQMALKQVVGTYGLAIINIENPEQIIVARKGSPLLLGVGDGEMFIASDASPIVEHTKKVVYLDDGEMAIVTKDDYEVKTIEDVSLTKKVHELAMSVEEIEKGGYPHFMLKEIFEQPRAISDCLRGRIDVENNSIQLGGIADVLDKLVGAKRLIIAACGTSWHAGLVGEYLFEHLAKLSVEVEYASEFRYREALIDEDDVMLVVSQSGETADTLAALRTAKEHGALTLGVCNVVGSTIARDTDAGVYTHAGPEIGVASTKAFTTQVSVLAMMAIMLGQKRGTIDDQYAGRLIQELDRIPGKVEKILEQKESIKEIARLFTYAPNFLYLGRTYNFPVALEGALKLKEISYSHAEGYPAAEMKHGPIALIDEMMPVVVVAATDHTNEKMISNIEEVKARDGRIISITGEDNNEVIDLSEFYCSIPETEDCLSPLLTSIPLQLLSYYIAVNRGCNVDQPRNLAKSVTVE from the coding sequence ATGTGTGGAATTGTAGGTTATGTCGGAGAAAATAAGGCAAGTGAGGTTATTGTTAAAGGACTCGAACGATTGGAATATCGAGGCTATGACTCTGCTGGCATTGCTTTATATAATGGAAGTCTGGAGATCAAAAAAGGAAAAGGCAAGGTTCAAAACCTGAAAGATAAACTGTCAGCGGACCCTACTGCCGGTTATATGGGAATTGGTCATACGCGCTGGGCAACCCATGGTGCACCGAACGATGTGAACTCGCACCCCCATGTAAGCGGATCCGGGAAAATTGCCTTGGTTCATAATGGGATTATTGAGAACTATAATTCGCTTAAAAAGGAGCTTGAAAACAAAGGTCGCAGCTTCCATACTGACACTGATACCGAAGTTATAGCTCAGCTTATTGAAGAGATCTACGAAAGTGAAGATGATATCACTTTTGAACAGGCTGTGCAGATGGCGCTCAAGCAGGTAGTGGGTACCTATGGTCTGGCGATTATCAATATTGAAAATCCCGAACAGATAATTGTGGCTCGAAAGGGCTCGCCTTTGCTTCTCGGGGTTGGAGATGGTGAGATGTTTATAGCCTCCGATGCTTCACCAATTGTGGAGCATACGAAGAAGGTGGTATATCTCGATGATGGTGAGATGGCTATTGTTACTAAAGATGATTACGAAGTGAAAACCATTGAAGATGTATCGCTTACAAAGAAGGTACACGAGCTGGCAATGAGCGTAGAAGAGATTGAGAAGGGCGGCTACCCGCACTTTATGCTCAAAGAGATTTTTGAACAACCTCGGGCAATCTCAGATTGTTTGCGCGGACGTATTGATGTAGAGAATAATTCTATTCAGTTGGGCGGGATTGCCGATGTGCTTGATAAACTTGTGGGTGCAAAAAGACTTATTATTGCCGCTTGTGGTACAAGCTGGCATGCCGGTCTTGTGGGCGAATATCTGTTTGAGCACCTGGCAAAGCTGTCGGTAGAGGTTGAATATGCTTCAGAATTCCGCTACCGTGAAGCCCTTATCGATGAAGATGATGTGATGTTGGTTGTATCGCAAAGTGGAGAAACCGCAGACACTCTGGCTGCGCTGCGCACGGCTAAAGAGCACGGAGCCTTAACACTGGGTGTCTGTAATGTGGTAGGATCTACGATAGCCCGTGATACGGATGCAGGAGTATACACCCATGCCGGTCCTGAAATTGGGGTCGCTTCTACTAAAGCTTTTACTACTCAGGTTTCTGTACTGGCGATGATGGCAATTATGCTGGGACAGAAAAGAGGAACGATTGATGATCAATATGCCGGGCGTCTGATTCAAGAGTTGGATCGTATTCCGGGTAAAGTAGAGAAGATTCTTGAGCAAAAAGAGTCGATAAAAGAGATTGCACGATTGTTTACCTATGCCCCCAATTTCTTGTACTTGGGAAGAACGTACAACTTTCCTGTAGCCCTCGAAGGCGCGCTTAAGCTGAAAGAAATTTCTTATAGTCATGCTGAGGGATATCCTGCAGCAGAAATGAAGCATGGGCCCATTGCACTTATTGATGAGATGATGCCGGTCGTAGTGGTTGCAGCAACCGATCATACCAATGAAAAGATGATTAGCAACATTGAAGAGGTAAAGGCTCGTGATGGACGTATTATCTCGATAACAGGGGAGGATAACAATGAGGTCATTGATCTTTCAGAATTCTACTGCTCAATACCTGAGACAGAAGATTGTCTGTCACCCTTGTTAACATCGATACCGTTGCAGTTGCTTTCCTATTATATAGCGGTTAATCGCGGTTGTAATGTAGATCAGCCCCGTAACCTGGCAAAAAGTGTAACAGTAGAGTAG